A single region of the Epinephelus moara isolate mb chromosome 14, YSFRI_EMoa_1.0, whole genome shotgun sequence genome encodes:
- the pcnx4 gene encoding pecanex-like protein 4, giving the protein MVRMGPDVPLLNEYKQEFFWKRFPQTVLGGPRFKLGYCAPPYVYVNQAVLFLTPWLFGGIGTLLCQLQLLQELHATVLSGMFMFGAAAGVQALALYAARRSGTVERLGAPNILVDEEEVEFTHCVSPETVRFIAPGKRFGLNVVLHTVLAGVLCGFGTWYLLLSRLTALYGSIGVSLVVFVLSWVTLCIAEYSLIVNTATETATFQAQDTYEITPLTRPLYIFIFIAVDLADRFAGPVPELQLASQVLHVLFLFLPLLWALGILPPLDALLLWGMEQALVFGLGGSPMSSNLRLLLMFGVSAGVAVCNYFIPSTLGVVLFSISMGFLLSLDLSQVGALCRGPRAAFGDRGFRRGGSPPPPSSSFGWNLGCRELLLYLSLFLVAMAEAGLLHHFLGSAQSQSLVTGPQAPVSYLLLVLFCLCWALREIQGAYVFGGVFLNPLYPKGMSSVQTFKQRNRGLYIAAAIRRVLLYLVSPFAMIAFLSMDKSLQLLHGASLSVGFTRAFRVVWQSSEDALLQMVVVVLVRLAAGSNLLPGWDNLGTGVQLLLVGLLIDRLTQFLAKLKFTLTVLVTSWTEKKQRRQSAGTLLALNASLCPLLLAVVTLSALLSAPLLPLFTLPVFLVGFPRPQRSWPGPVGTACPCPDSIFYQQMSGSLASALRTAFARGSLGSLAPGSHFLGRFQDRMVWIMILERGYGFCTVNIKGLELQETSCHTVEARRVDEVFEAAFERPERLGFTQGFNMHWGNALTPCAALAVRVYSDARNVLSGIIDSHDNLRKLQDDFLKALVWLLLRYCVQKHKGFMWSSEEGPGVGGRKSQSSQLAQTTCNQPPEAVVVESNVSSLRFRQDSSSLTSFGDWSDEDDLFGPQPARRTVALVTAEVQPGHTALQTGASLPGSVEMDSLFENMALSALQPLQPLGLGIGMPAVDKGRNPEVFSESPGSLPQLNFSCPQSEVFNLPAGWRTAPLLPSRLLQLRPLFPEDWFRFTLGRFGPVVQGETSEDMTKALKEDEALKELHAQVALSCLISVGAESTFTSPSYVYRLYCGDIPWTEGLDWLSSSKELYQLALRAFRFSFKLLFDQASLGPMESPEELFSTLEEYERDWYIGLVTEKGWHDSVLQEKPFLFSLGHDLAMGTYTGRVLSLQEQLVQVGRLNGEGVRGQWANLSWELLYATNDDEERYSIQAHPFMLRNLTVQAADPPLGYPIYSSAPLHFPCL; this is encoded by the exons ATGGTCAGAATGGGGCCAGATGTGCCCCTTCTTAATGAGTACAAGCAGGAGTTCTTCTGGAAGCGCTTCCCCCAGACAGTATTGGGGGGTCCACGCTTCAAGTTGGGCTATTGTGCCCCACCATATGTCTACGTCAATCAGGCAGTCTTGTTCTTGACACCATGGCTTTTTGGGGGCATTGGTACTCTGctctgccagctgcagctgctgcaggagctcCACGCCACAGTGCTCTCTGGTATGTTTATGTTCGGGGCTGCAGCGGGTGTCCAGGCCCTGGCACTGTATGCTGCTCGGAGGAGTGGCACAGTGGAGAGACTAGGTGCGCCCAACATCCTGGTtgatgaggaggaagtggaatTCACCCACTGTGTCAGCCCAGAGACAGTCCGATTTATTGCCCCGGGGAAGAGGTTTGGGCTGAATGTGGTGCTGCATACAGTACTGGCTGGGGTGCTCTGTGGTTTTGGGACATGGTATTTGCTCCTGAGCAGACTGACTGCTCTCTACGGCAGCATTGGTGTGTCCCTCGTTGTCTTTGTCCTGAGTTGGGTGACACTGTGTATAGCTGAGTATTCCCTTATTGTAAATACAGCCACAGAGACAGCCACTTTCCAGGCACAGGACACTTATGAGATCACCCCACTCACTCGGCCTCTTTAcatctttattttcattgctgTGGACCTGGCAGACAG GTTCGCAGGCCCTGTCCCTGAGCTCCAACTGGCCAGCCAGGTTCTCCATGTGCTGTTCCTCTTCCTACCTCTGCTGTGGGCGCTAGGTATACTGCCTCCATTAGATGCCCTGCTCCTCTGGGGAATGGAGCAGGCTCTTGTGTTTGGCTTAGGAGGCTCGCCCATGTCCAGCAACCTAAG GCTGCTGTTGATGTTTGGTGTATCTGCCGGCGTAGCTGTGTGTAATTACTTCATCCCATCGACACTGGGTGTGGTTCTCTTCTCCATCTCTATGGGATTTCTGCTGAGCCTGGACCTCAGCCAGGTTGGCGCACTCTGCAGAGGTCCCAGGGCAGCCTTTGGGGACCGTGGATTTCGCAGAGGGGGGTCGCCACCTCCTCCTTCCAGTTCCTTTGGCTGGAATCTGGGCTGCAGGGAGTTGCTGCTATATTTGAGCCTGTTTCTGGTGGCGATGGCGGAGGCAGGGCTTTTGCATCACTTCCTCGGTTCAGCTCAGTCCCAGAGCTTGGTTACGGGACCTCAGGCTCCTGTCAGCTACCTCCTCCTCGTACTCTTCTGCCTTTGCTGGGCTCTCAGAGAGATCCAGGGGGCCTATGTATTTGGAGGGGTGTTCCTCAATCCCCTGTACCCTAAAGGCATGTCCAGTGTGCAGACTTTCAAGCAGAGGAACAGAGGATTATACATTGCTGCAGCAATCAGAAGAGTCCTTCTTTATCTTG TGTCTCCATTTGCAATGATTGCTTTCCTGTCTATGGACAAATCTCTGCAGTTGCTCCACGGGGCTTCCCTCAGTGTGGGATTCACAAGAGCCTTCAGAGTG GTGTGGCAGAGCTCAGAGGATGCTCTGCTgcagatggtggtggtggtctTGGTGCGTCTTGCAGCTGGAAGCAACTTGCTGCCAGGGTGGGACAACCTGGGCACTGGAGTTCAGCTTCTTCTG GTGGGCCTGCTGATCGACAGACTGACCCAGTTCCTCGCCAAGCTAAAGTTCACCCTGACTGTGTTGGTGACATCTTGGACAGAGAAGAAGCAGCGCCGTCAGTCGGCTGGAACTCTGTTGGCTCTGAACGCCTCCCTGTGCCCGCTGCTGCTGGCGGTGGTGACCCTGTCTGCCCTGCTCTCTGCCCCTCTGCTGCCCCTCTTCACCCTGCCCGTCTTCCTGGTGGGGTTCCCCAGGCCTCAGCGCAGTTGGCCAGGCCCCGTAGGTACCGCCTGTCCCTGCCCAGACTCCATCTTCTACCAGCAGATGAGCGGAAGTCTGGCCTCTGCTCTGAGGACGGCCTTTGCAAGAGGGTCACTGG GTTCTTTAGCCCCAGGCTCTCATTTTCTGGGACGTTTTCAGGACCGTATGGTTTGGATAATGATCCTGGAGAGAGGATATGGCTTCTGTACAGTTAACATTAAG GGTCTGGAGCTACAGGAGACATCTTGCCACACAGTGGAGGCACGGAGAGTGGATGAGGTGTTCGAAGCTGCTTTTGAGCGCCCTGAGCGGCTTGGTTTCACCCAGGGCTTTAACATGCACTGGGGGAACGCCCTCACCCCTTGTGCTGCCCTCGCAGTGCGAGTCTACTCTGACGCCCGAAATGTGCTCTCTGGCATCATTGACTCACATGATAACTTGAGGAAGCTTCAGGATGACTTTCTGAAAGCACTGGTCTGGTTGCTCCTCCGATACTGTGTCCAGAAGCATAAAGGGTTTATGTGGAGCAGTGAAGAAGGGCCAGGGGTTGGAGGCAGGAAGTCCCAGTCTTCCCAGTTGGCccagaccacgtgtaaccagCCACCAGAGGCTGTCGTGGTGGAATCCAATGTGTCTTCTCTCAGGTTCAGACAGGACAGCTCCAGTTTGACCTCCTTTGGTGACTGGTCGGATGAGGACGACTTATTTGGACCTCAACCAGCCAGGCGGACAGTGGCGTTAGTGACCGCAGAGGTCCAGCCTGGACACACAGCACTGCAGACAGGGGCCTCTCTGCCGGGCTCTGTGGAGATGGACAGTCTTTTTGAAAACATGGCTCTCTCTGCCCTGCAGCCGCTGCAGCCTCTGGGTCTGGGCATCGGGATGCCAGCAGTGGACAAAGGCCGTAACCCAGAGGTCTTCAGTGAGAGTCCCGGCTCTCTCCCTCAGCTGAACTTCAGCTGCCCCCAGTCGGAGGTGTTCAACCTACCGGCAGGGTGGAGGACTGCACCCTTGCTGCCATCCCGCCTGCTGCAGCTCAGGCCTTTGTTTCCTGAGGACTGGTTTCGGTTCACCTTAGGGCGGTTTGGACCTGTTGTGCAGGGCGAGACCTCAGAGGACATGACCAAAGCCCTGAAGGAGGATGAAGCCTTGAAAGAGCTGCACGCACAGGTCGCACTTTCATGTCTCATCTCAGTGGGAGCAGAGTCCACCTTCACCAGTCCCAGTTACGTCTACAGACTCTATTGTGGAGATATACCGTGGACGGAAGGACTCGACTGGCTCTCCTCAAGTAAAGAACTTTACCAGCTAGCACTTCGGGCTTTCAG ATTTAGTTTCAAGCTGCTGTTTGATCAAGCAAGTCTAGGGCCCATGGAGTCCCCCGAGGAGTTATTCAGCACCTTGGAGGAATATGAAAGGGACTGGTACATTGGCTTGGTGACAGAGAAAGGCTGGCATGACAGTGTCCTTCAGGAGAAACCATTCTTATTCTCTCTAGGACATGACCTCGCTATG GGTACATACACAGGGCGAGTCCTGTCCCTGCAGGAGCAGCTGGTGCAGGTGGGCCGTCTGAATGGCGAGGGGGTGCGAGGTCAGTGGGCAAACCTTTCCTGGGAGCTCCTGTATGCCACTAATGACGACGAGGAGCGTTACAGCATTCAGGCTCACCCCTTCATGCTGAGGAATCTGACTGTTCAAGCAGCCGATCCCCCTCTAGGATACCCCATTTACTCCTCAGCCCCCCTTCACTTCCCCTGCCTCTGA
- the dhrs7 gene encoding dehydrogenase/reductase SDR family member 7, which yields MDCCIVSALWYLIALHALIHFLCFAFGDADFTLLWASLLGHRPEKKLKGLVVWITGASSGIGEELAYQLAKCGSRLVLSARREDELNRVKRGCLECSNLQDEDVHVLPLDLLERTSHKEKTKTAIQYFGHIDVLINNGGRSQRSLCMETSVDVYEALMELNFLGTVSITKQVLPHMTQRGSGSIVTVSSIVGLTGAPLGSGYAASKHALQGFFNSLRPELTDFPNILISMVCPGPVQSQIVHNAFTEEVNKPLSAAGSQEHKMATSRCVRLMLVGMANGVKEMWIAQQPFLLFYYLWQYAPTFAWFVTNVLGRKRVQNFKAGLDADSAYFTKPKTS from the exons ATGGACTGCTGCATCGTATCCGCCCTGTGGTATTTAATAGCACTTCATGCACTtattcacttcctgtgttttgCTTTCGGGGATGCAGACTTCACTCTGCTCTGGGCGAGTCTGTTGGGACACAGGCCAG AGAAAAAGCTGAAAGGGCTGGTGGTGTGGATCACTGGAGCCTCCAGTGGCATCGGAGAGGAGCTGGCCTATCAGCTAGCAAAGTGTGGGTCACGTCTCGTCCTGTCTGCTCGACGTGAGGATGAGCTCAATAGGGTTAAACGTGGCTGTTTAG AGTGCTCCAACCTCCAAGATGAAGATGTTCATGTTCTTCCACTTGATCTGTTGGAGAGGACATCgcacaaggaaaaaacaaaaactgcgaTTCAGTACTTTGGACAT ATTGATGTCCTAATCAATAATGGCGGCCGCAGCCAGCGCTCTCTGTGCATGGAGACCAGTGTTGATGTGTATGAGGCCTTGATGGAGCTCAACTTCCTGGGTACAGTCTCCATCACCAAGCAGGTGCTGCCTCACATGACGCAGCGAGGCTCTGGGAGCATTGTGACTGTCAGCAGCATTGTCGGCCTCACCGGGGCGCCCCTTGGATCGGGATACGCTGCCAGCAAACATGCTCTTCAG GGTTTCTTTAACTCCCTGCGGCCTGAGCTGACTGATTTTCCAAACATACTCATCAGCATGGTGTGTCCAGGGCCTGTACAATCACAGATTGTCCACAATGCCTTCACAGAGGAAGTCAACAAG CCCCTGTCTGCAGCTGGAAGCCAGGAGCACAAGATGGCAACAAGTCGCTGTGTGCGTCTAATGCTGGTGGGAATGGCCAACGGTGTCAAGGAAATGTGGATTGCTCAGCAGCCCTTCCTCCTGTTCTACTATCTCTGGCAGTACGCACCCACATTTGCCTGGTTCGTCACAAACGTGTTGGGCAGAAAAAGGGTGCAGAACTTCAAAGCTGGTCTG GATGCAGACTCTGCGTACTTCACAAAGCCAAAGACCTCCTGA